In Asterias rubens chromosome 10, eAstRub1.3, whole genome shotgun sequence, the following proteins share a genomic window:
- the LOC117295271 gene encoding G2/mitotic-specific cyclin-B → MSLRVRGNTNLLGNAKLGLLNGENVDSRIMGKMATRASSKGVKSTLGTRGALDNISNVARNNLQAGAKKELVKPKRGMTKSKATSSLQSVMGLNVEPMEQVKPPQSPEPMDMSDINTALEAFSQNLLEGVEDIDKNDFDNPQLCSEFVNDIYHYMRKLEREFKVRTDYMTIQEITERMRNILIDWLVQVHLRFNLLQETLFLTIQILDRYLEVQPVSKSKLQLVGVTSMLIAAKYEEMYPPEIGDFVYITDNAYTKAQIRSMECHILRRLDFSLGKPLCIHFLRRNSKAGGVDSHKHTMSKYLMELTLPEYAFVPYDPSEIAAAALCLSSQMIEPDTEWNSTLVHYSAYSEDHLMPIMQKMALVIKNAPTSKFQAVRKKYSSAKFRNVSTSPELRSSIVMELAEQAC, encoded by the exons ATGTCTCTGAGAGTGAGAGGAAACACG AATCTTCTTGGCAATGCCAAATTGGGCCTGTTGAATGGCGAGAATGTCGACTCTAGGATCATGGGCAAGATGGCCACCAGAGCCTCCTCAAAAGGAGTGAAGTCAACACTGGGCACAAGAGGTGCCCTGGATAATATCAGCAATGTGGCACGCAACAACTTGCAAGCAGGAGCTAAAAAG gaGTTGGTTAAACCCAAACGAGGGATGACTAAATCAAAGGCTACCAGTTCACTGCAGTCTGTCATGGGGCTCAATGTTGAACCAATGGAACAG GTCAAACCACCACAGTCACCAGAGCCCATGGATATGAGCGATATCAATACTGCGTTGGAAGCATTCTCACAGAACCTCTTGGAAGGAGTGGAAGACATTGACAAGAATGACTTTGACAACCCACAGCTCTGCAGCGAGTTTGTTAACGACATCTATCACTACATGAGAAAACTTGAG CGTGAATTCAAAGTGAGGACAGACTACATGACGATACAGGAAATCACAGAGAGAATGCGCAACATCCTCATCGACTGGTTGGTCCAAGTCCATCTAAGATTCAATCTTCTACAAGAGACTCTCTTTCTCACCATTCAGATTCTGGACAGATACCTAGAG GTTCAACCCGTGTCCAAGAGTAAACTCCAGCTGGTCGGAGTGACGTCCATGCTGATTGCAGCCAAATATGAGGAGATGTACCCACCAGAGATTGGCGACTTTGTGTACATCACCGACAACGCTTACACCAAGGCACAGATTCGCTCCATGGAGTGCCATATCCTCAGGAGGCTAGACTTCAGTCTCGGCAAACCACTCTGCATTCACTTCCTCAGACGCAACTCAAAGGCTGGAGGG GTTGACAGTCATAAACACACCATGTCCAAGTACCTGATGGAGCTAACTCTACCAGAATATGCATTTGTCCCGTATGACCCATCAGAGATTGCCGCAGCTGCCCTGTGCTTATCCAGTCAGATGATTGAGCCAGACACAGAATGG AATTCTACACTAGTCCATTACAGCGCATACAGTGAGGACCACCTGATGCCTATCATGCAGAAGATGGCACTCGTCATCAAGAATGCACCGACATCAAAATTCCAG GCCGTCAGAAAGAAGTACTCGAGCGCCAAATTCAGGAATGTGAGCACAAGCCCAGAACTGAGGTCTTCCATCGTAATGGAGCTTGCTGAACAGGCGTGTTGA
- the LOC117295273 gene encoding DNA-binding protein RFXANK-like has product MDQDRLHTIPVVPSSSSAPNQVYPTSLHLVTSQVPMAGYHHQTHQQVTVMSDNNKGQAATTMLNIPIDYSSRPAIVHVQPSMMAVDRVLNSLSDQDQTSSDLEVQSVMCPETRNLLPTLKQVCPSRSSSSSKSSKSSYSPMRLQITMTNTKRGNIQSVTPTSLYNLTVHQLAAQGEIATMDEKLQEECELNESDPLGRTPLMWACAHRQTDIVKYLLSNEADVMRESDEGETALAYASSSGCLEIVRLLLEDGADVNKLDMNEGTPLLYAVYNNHPLCARLLLEAGADLTVQTEGGHSPLSLAVALGYREVQLAIEKHMIQLLQSCT; this is encoded by the exons ATGGACCAAGATCGTCTTCACACCATCCCTGTAGTTCCCAGCTCCTCGTCTGCACCAAATCAAGTCTACCCTACAAGCTTACACTTGGTCACCAGTCAAGTTCCTATGGCGGGTTACCACCACCAGACGCACCAGCAGGTCACTGTGATGTCCGATAATAATAAGGGTCAGGCAGCGACAACGATGCTCAACATACCCATTGATTATAGCAGCCGTCCGGCCATTGTACACGTCCAGCCCTCCATGATGGCAGTGGACAGAGTGCTGAATTCACTCAGCGACCAGGACCAAACAAGCTCGGATCTGGAAGTCCAGTCTGTCATGTGtccag agaCGAGGAATTTGTTGCCTACCTTAAAGCAAGTTTGTCCGAGTAGATCATCATCATCCAGTAAATCGAGCAAGTCCAGTTATTCCCCAATGAGG TTGCAGATAACAATGACTAACACCAAGCGAGGAAATATCCAGAGTGTCACACCAACCAGTCTTTATA ATCTGACAGTCCATCAGCTTGCAGCCCAAGGCGAGATAGCCACCATGGATGAGAAACTCCAAGAAGAATGCGAGTTGAACGAGTCCGATCCGTTGGGTCGCACCCCGCTGATGTGGGCATGTGCTCACCGGCAGACAGATATCGTCAAGTATCTCTTGAGCAACGAGGCGGACGTGATGCGGGAGAGTGACGAGGGGGAAACGGCTTTGGCGTACGCAAGCAGCTCTGGGTGTCTGGAGATTGTCCGTTTATTGCTGGAAGATGGAGCAGATGTCAACAAACTTGATATG AATGAGGGAACGCCATTGCTGTATGCAGTCTACAATAACCATCCACTGTGTGCCCGCCTGCTGCTAGAAGCCGGTGCTGACCTGACCGTACAAACTGAAGGGGGACATTCACCGCTGAGTCTGGCTGTGGCTCTAGGTTACAGAGAAG TACAACTTGCCATTGAGAAACACATGATACAACTTCTTCAAAGCTGCACATGA